A genome region from Gammaproteobacteria bacterium CG11_big_fil_rev_8_21_14_0_20_46_22 includes the following:
- a CDS encoding shikimate kinase AroK: MRNKASIFLVGPSGAGKSTIGLELAEALKMEFYDTDQVIESRTGVSISWIYDVEGEEGFHKRQTEVLRELVEKPNCVLATGGDVVLKTENRNLLAGRGLVVYLTASIDQQLERTQRKDHRPLLQVDDVEGKLEEMKADREPLYEEIADVTFDTAGHSVRAVTRKIMQHLEEQGY, translated from the coding sequence ATGAGAAACAAAGCGAGTATATTTTTAGTCGGCCCGAGCGGGGCGGGCAAAAGCACGATCGGCCTGGAGCTAGCCGAGGCCTTGAAGATGGAATTTTATGACACCGATCAGGTGATCGAAAGCCGCACTGGTGTGAGTATTAGCTGGATTTATGATGTGGAAGGCGAAGAAGGATTTCACAAGCGCCAGACAGAGGTGCTCAGAGAGCTGGTGGAAAAACCCAATTGCGTATTGGCCACGGGTGGCGATGTGGTCTTGAAAACCGAAAACCGCAATCTCTTGGCGGGCCGTGGTTTGGTGGTGTATTTAACCGCCTCCATCGATCAACAGCTTGAGCGCACTCAGCGCAAAGATCACCGTCCTTTGCTTCAGGTCGACGACGTTGAGGGCAAGCTTGAAGAAATGAAAGCCGATCGTGAGCCTTTATATGAAGAAATTGCTGATGTCACCTTTGATACGGCGGGGCATTCTGTGCGAGCTGTCACGCGAAAAATCATGCAGCACCTTGAAGAACAAGGATATTAA
- a CDS encoding tRNA (guanosine(46)-N7)-methyltransferase TrmB, with translation MTQKTFRKIQSFVRREGRMTPSQTRALDELWSTYGLNLDDGLLNVESLFGEKKPLVLEIGFGMGEGLLQYAQQEPDKLFIGIEVHRPGVGSLLNNAAKASVNNLRVFKEDAIEVLTRCIPDASLSRLQLFFPDPWHKKRHHKRRIVSPAFLALVAQKLQVDGVLHMATDWANYAEHMLEVTKACDQFENLSASHDYIARPDSRPLTKFEQRGLRLGHKVFDLQFAKK, from the coding sequence ATGACACAAAAAACCTTTCGCAAAATACAAAGCTTCGTGCGCCGTGAGGGCCGCATGACCCCCTCGCAAACGCGTGCGCTGGATGAGCTTTGGTCAACCTACGGTTTGAATTTAGACGATGGTTTGCTTAATGTTGAATCGCTCTTCGGGGAGAAGAAACCGCTGGTGCTAGAAATTGGTTTTGGCATGGGCGAAGGTTTGTTGCAATATGCGCAGCAAGAGCCCGATAAGCTTTTTATTGGCATAGAGGTGCACAGGCCGGGCGTGGGCTCTTTGCTAAATAATGCTGCGAAAGCCAGCGTTAACAATCTGCGCGTGTTTAAAGAGGATGCCATCGAGGTGTTAACGCGTTGTATTCCCGATGCAAGCTTATCGCGTTTGCAGTTGTTTTTCCCAGATCCTTGGCATAAAAAACGCCATCATAAGCGTCGTATCGTCAGCCCAGCTTTTTTGGCGCTTGTTGCTCAAAAACTGCAGGTGGATGGCGTGTTGCACATGGCCACTGACTGGGCTAATTACGCCGAGCATATGTTAGAAGTCACCAAGGCTTGTGATCAGTTTGAAAATCTTTCGGCCAGTCATGATTATATCGCCCGCCCAGACTCACGTCCTTTGACTAAGTTCGAACAACGCGGTCTTCGTTTGGGGCACAAGGTGTTTGATTTGCAATTCGCGAAAAAATGA
- a CDS encoding uroporphyrinogen decarboxylase — translation MDCRFINALLRKSVDVTPVWLMRQAGRYLPEYRKTREQAGNFMALCQNPELACEVTLQPLRRFDLDAAILFSDILTIPDAMGLGLYFSEGEGPKFERPVQTAKVIETLRVPDPHESLSYVMEAVKTIRREMPANLPLIGFSGSPWTLACYMVEGGASKTFQTIKTLIYREPELAHTLLSTLADAVTAYLLAQIEAGVQVVQIFDTWGGVLTEPAFEAFSLQYIRKIVQAMSVPTIVFTKGGGAWLEKIAATGCQGVGVDWMTDIGRARERVGDHVALQGNLDPVILFSDEKAIRAEVKRIMDEFGDHPGHVFNLGHGILPGTPPEHVSVLIDAVKTHR, via the coding sequence ATGGACTGTCGCTTTATTAATGCGTTGTTACGCAAGTCGGTAGACGTTACGCCAGTGTGGTTGATGCGACAAGCTGGGCGCTATTTGCCCGAGTATCGCAAAACGCGTGAGCAAGCGGGTAACTTCATGGCGCTTTGCCAAAACCCGGAGTTGGCCTGTGAAGTGACCTTGCAGCCTTTGCGCCGTTTTGATTTGGATGCGGCGATTTTATTTTCCGATATTTTAACGATCCCAGATGCCATGGGCTTGGGCTTGTATTTTTCTGAAGGTGAAGGCCCGAAGTTTGAGCGACCTGTCCAAACCGCCAAGGTGATTGAGACTTTGCGGGTGCCTGATCCTCACGAAAGCTTATCGTACGTGATGGAGGCGGTAAAAACCATCCGCCGTGAAATGCCGGCAAACCTGCCATTGATCGGCTTTTCCGGCAGCCCTTGGACCTTGGCGTGCTATATGGTTGAAGGCGGTGCAAGTAAAACGTTTCAAACCATTAAAACCTTAATTTATCGTGAGCCTGAGCTTGCGCATACCTTGTTATCTACGCTGGCTGATGCGGTGACTGCCTATTTACTGGCGCAAATTGAAGCTGGTGTGCAAGTGGTGCAAATTTTCGATACCTGGGGCGGCGTGCTCACCGAGCCTGCGTTCGAAGCCTTTTCTTTGCAATACATTCGAAAGATTGTGCAGGCGATGAGCGTGCCGACCATCGTGTTTACCAAAGGTGGCGGTGCTTGGCTCGAGAAAATTGCGGCGACCGGTTGCCAAGGGGTCGGCGTGGACTGGATGACGGACATTGGGCGCGCGCGTGAGCGCGTGGGCGATCATGTGGCCTTGCAGGGTAATTTAGACCCTGTGATTTTGTTCAGCGATGAAAAAGCCATTCGCGCCGAAGTGAAAAGAATCATGGATGAATTTGGTGATCACCCGGGCCATGTGTTTAATTTGGGCCACGGCATTTTACCAGGCACGCCGCCAGAGCACGTATCCGTTTTGATTGATGCGGTGAAAACCCATCGTTAA